A stretch of Candidatus Zixiibacteriota bacterium DNA encodes these proteins:
- a CDS encoding DUF362 domain-containing protein yields MEKWVKPGMKVLLKPNLLSARSPDAAVTTHPELVAAIAREVRAQGGEVAVGDSPGGGVREISDVWEKTGLAEIAARENLRLVNFEGAGVVRYPVNGRDYYISRPVVEADLIINIPKLKTHVLTMLSGAVKNMFGIVPGFRKANYHKEAPTPDAFAQILVDILSLRPPDLNIMDAVLAMEGEGPSSGTPRWMNLLLASSDPVAIDAIAACIIGIRADDIPTTKIASESGLGIGWPEAIEVVGTRLQDALCPDFRLTSNRKMKLIPAPISRFLGRYIWIRPAINTANCSQCYLCVDACPTGALSSTPTEYPAIDYEKCINCWCCHESCPSKAVDIEQSWLAERFIK; encoded by the coding sequence ATGGAAAAATGGGTAAAGCCGGGGATGAAAGTTCTTCTGAAGCCGAACCTCCTCTCCGCCCGTTCTCCGGATGCGGCGGTGACCACCCATCCGGAGCTGGTTGCGGCAATCGCCCGGGAGGTGAGGGCGCAGGGGGGAGAGGTTGCAGTCGGAGATTCTCCCGGCGGCGGCGTGAGAGAAATCAGTGATGTTTGGGAAAAGACCGGATTAGCGGAAATTGCTGCGCGTGAGAACCTGCGACTGGTAAATTTTGAAGGCGCCGGCGTCGTCAGATACCCCGTCAACGGGCGGGATTACTATATTTCGCGACCGGTGGTAGAAGCCGACCTGATAATTAATATCCCTAAACTCAAAACTCATGTGCTGACCATGCTCAGTGGGGCTGTAAAAAATATGTTTGGAATTGTCCCCGGGTTCCGCAAAGCCAATTACCATAAAGAGGCGCCGACTCCCGATGCCTTCGCTCAAATACTGGTCGATATTCTCTCCCTCAGACCGCCCGACCTCAATATCATGGATGCCGTGCTGGCGATGGAGGGAGAAGGTCCCTCCTCCGGAACGCCGCGATGGATGAATCTGTTGCTGGCATCGTCGGACCCGGTCGCCATAGACGCCATCGCCGCCTGCATCATTGGAATCAGGGCTGACGATATCCCCACGACTAAGATTGCATCCGAATCAGGGCTCGGTATCGGCTGGCCTGAGGCGATTGAGGTGGTTGGAACAAGGCTACAGGATGCGCTCTGCCCCGATTTCAGGTTGACTTCTAATCGCAAGATGAAATTGATTCCGGCCCCGATTTCGAGATTTCTTGGCAGATATATCTGGATTCGACCGGCGATAAATACCGCAAACTGCTCGCAATGCTATCTCTGTGTCGATGCCTGTCCGACCGGAGCCCTTTCATCAACGCCAACAGAATATCCGGCAATTGATTATGAGAAATGCATTAATTGCTGGTGCTGCCATGAAAGTTGTCCCTCAAAAGCGGTCGATATTGAGCAATCCTGGCTTGCCGAAAGGTTCATAAAATGA
- a CDS encoding GNAT family N-acetyltransferase: MKFSVKRLAKERREDFFLVHNSANDMGWCFCTAWWVPTWEDWPDRTAEQNRELRESLFGDGTCDGYLLYADEQPVGWCQCCQRDLLPKIRQTYNLVPDHEVWAVSCFFIHPHWREIGLAHFFLAEIVKDLSLSGVRILQAFPHCGRKLEAHDIWTGPESIFIKSGFRICQEDPVHPVYELNIPV, encoded by the coding sequence ATGAAATTCAGCGTGAAGCGTCTGGCGAAGGAGCGTCGGGAAGACTTCTTTCTGGTGCATAACAGCGCCAACGATATGGGGTGGTGTTTCTGCACCGCCTGGTGGGTGCCAACCTGGGAAGATTGGCCCGACCGCACCGCCGAACAGAACCGCGAGCTGCGGGAGAGTCTCTTTGGCGACGGGACTTGCGACGGCTATCTTCTTTATGCTGACGAACAGCCGGTAGGATGGTGCCAGTGCTGCCAACGCGACCTTCTGCCGAAAATACGGCAGACCTACAATCTGGTGCCGGACCATGAAGTCTGGGCGGTCTCCTGTTTTTTTATTCATCCCCACTGGCGTGAAATCGGACTGGCGCACTTTTTCCTTGCCGAAATAGTGAAAGACCTCAGCCTTTCTGGTGTTCGAATCCTTCAGGCTTTCCCGCACTGCGGCAGAAAGCTGGAAGCGCACGATATCTGGACCGGGCCGGAGTCGATATTCATAAAATCGGGATTCAGAATTTGCCAGGAAGACCCGGTGCATCCGGTCTATGAATTGAATATTCCCGTCTGA